The uncultured Cohaesibacter sp. genome window below encodes:
- a CDS encoding TRAP transporter large permease, which produces MLLLIGSLVLFMLIGVPIAYSMGLSGLLYFLVYQPDLIAVLPARVYAGMNSSVMLSLPLFIVMGHLMNHGGLTGRLIDFCMLFVGRLRGGLGLVSVLTAMVFGGISGSSVSDAASIGQVMIPAMKNKGYPVRTATGLIAASSTMGMIIPPSIPMVIYAFAASESVGRLFLGSLIAGVMVGVFMLGIVLIIAHRSSFPCEEVDLAPARVLRSTLEGLPALLMPLIVVGSVVTGIATATESAAVGALYALLVGLFVYRGLTFRDLPKLFGEAILSSANVMIIIAFSGVFTWILALEHVTQMIGMLFVQLQLGPTTAMLAVAVVILLIGFFVDVSPAILLLTPVFLPALKMLGVSPIQFGAVLISGLAVGLVTPPVGMCLNVCASVSGESILSVFRGALPFLVANFLVVVLLCLFPALSTWLPALLMGQ; this is translated from the coding sequence ATGCTCTTGCTCATTGGCAGTCTTGTCCTGTTCATGCTCATCGGTGTTCCCATCGCTTATTCGATGGGGCTCTCGGGGCTTCTCTATTTCCTTGTCTATCAGCCCGATCTCATCGCCGTGCTGCCCGCTCGCGTCTATGCTGGCATGAACAGTTCGGTCATGCTGTCGCTGCCGTTGTTCATCGTTATGGGCCATCTGATGAACCACGGCGGGCTCACCGGTCGGCTGATCGATTTCTGCATGTTGTTCGTTGGGCGCCTGCGCGGCGGTCTGGGGCTGGTGTCCGTGCTGACGGCGATGGTTTTTGGCGGCATCTCGGGTTCCTCGGTCTCCGATGCCGCCTCGATCGGTCAGGTGATGATCCCGGCCATGAAGAACAAGGGCTATCCGGTGCGCACGGCCACCGGCCTCATCGCAGCCTCGTCGACCATGGGCATGATCATCCCGCCGTCCATCCCGATGGTCATCTATGCCTTCGCCGCCTCCGAGTCGGTCGGGCGGCTGTTTCTGGGCAGTCTGATCGCCGGTGTCATGGTCGGGGTCTTCATGCTGGGGATCGTGCTGATTATCGCCCACCGCAGCAGTTTCCCCTGTGAAGAGGTGGATCTGGCGCCAGCCCGGGTGCTGCGCAGCACCCTTGAAGGGTTGCCTGCGCTGCTGATGCCGCTGATCGTCGTCGGATCGGTGGTTACAGGCATCGCAACGGCAACGGAATCCGCTGCCGTTGGCGCTCTCTACGCGCTGCTGGTCGGCCTGTTCGTCTATCGCGGCCTGACCTTCCGGGATCTGCCCAAACTGTTTGGCGAGGCCATTCTCAGCTCCGCCAACGTCATGATCATCATCGCCTTTTCCGGCGTCTTTACCTGGATTCTGGCGCTTGAACACGTGACGCAAATGATCGGCATGCTGTTTGTCCAGCTCCAGCTAGGTCCGACCACGGCGATGCTGGCGGTGGCAGTGGTCATCCTGCTGATCGGTTTCTTTGTCGATGTCAGCCCGGCGATCCTGCTGCTAACGCCGGTGTTCCTGCCTGCGCTGAAGATGCTCGGTGTCTCGCCGATCCAGTTCGGTGCGGTGCTGATCTCCGGTCTGGCCGTCGGGCTGGTAACGCCGCCGGTCGGCATGTGTCTCAATGTCTGTGCCAGTGTGTCGGGCGAGAGCATCCTGTCAGTCTTCCGTGGTGCGCTGCCCTTCCTGGTGGCCAATTTTCTGGTGGTGGTGCTGCTCTGCCTGTTCCCGGCTCTCAGCACATGGTTGCCCGCGCTGCTGATGGGGCAGTGA
- a CDS encoding TetR/AcrR family transcriptional regulator: MAKLPKNVRIGRNGRVGILKKVPRDLWDHPQYRERAKVIERSTGAVDLAEGVKIASAMLRDLEQEFRAARSELAVIDAADEPDALVLTASPEPLAVAEEEDVPDGRPPASPRRREAETTRRDILDAAMEEFAAKGLSGARVDAIAARTRTTKPMIYYHFGSKEKLYAAVMEEAYGGVRSKEQGLHLDELQTEEAMRRLVEVTFDHHAEHPEYVRLVTVENIEMGRHITGRKSLIERNAIAIETVRDLLKRGEAEGTFRAGINPWHLHFLISSFCFMRVSNRYSWRAVFDMDLWDEADVPAQREMIVETILRYVKP; encoded by the coding sequence ATGGCGAAGCTTCCGAAAAATGTCCGGATCGGACGCAACGGACGAGTGGGTATTCTCAAGAAGGTTCCGCGAGACCTTTGGGATCATCCACAATACCGGGAGCGCGCCAAGGTGATAGAGCGTTCCACAGGTGCCGTTGATCTTGCGGAAGGGGTCAAGATTGCCAGCGCCATGCTTAGGGATCTGGAGCAGGAGTTCCGCGCGGCCCGGTCCGAGCTGGCCGTCATAGATGCTGCGGATGAGCCGGACGCACTGGTCCTGACCGCGTCCCCCGAACCGCTTGCCGTCGCCGAAGAGGAAGACGTGCCGGACGGTCGGCCCCCAGCCTCGCCAAGACGCCGGGAAGCGGAAACCACCCGGCGGGATATTCTGGATGCCGCCATGGAGGAGTTCGCCGCGAAGGGTCTTAGCGGGGCGCGTGTCGATGCCATCGCAGCCAGAACGCGGACCACCAAGCCGATGATCTACTATCATTTCGGCAGCAAGGAAAAGCTCTATGCGGCGGTCATGGAGGAAGCCTATGGCGGCGTGCGCAGCAAGGAACAGGGCTTGCATCTGGACGAGTTGCAGACTGAAGAAGCCATGCGCCGGCTGGTCGAGGTCACCTTCGATCATCATGCCGAGCACCCGGAATATGTCCGGCTGGTTACTGTCGAGAATATCGAAATGGGACGCCACATCACCGGACGCAAGAGCCTGATAGAGCGCAATGCGATTGCCATCGAGACTGTGCGCGATCTGCTCAAACGCGGCGAAGCCGAGGGCACTTTCAGGGCAGGCATCAATCCCTGGCATCTACATTTCCTGATTTCCTCCTTCTGCTTCATGCGCGTATCCAACCGCTATTCCTGGCGGGCAGTCTTCGACATGGACCTGTGGGATGAGGCCGACGTTCCAGCCCAACGCGAGATGATTGTCGAGACAATCCTGCGCTATGTGAAGCCCTGA
- a CDS encoding TRAP transporter small permease gives MSGPAPAYQVHPVLRAEKLLMQCLTWLLTALFGLIFVMVVILVIMRYGFNSTIVGGSEATVMMFIYTTALGAAVDIARGKHIRIDALIDSLPPRAKAWLEGINLILIGMLQAMLLYYSIEWISVVGSSEDPVLHIAEGLVEVAIPIGCAFAILFSITRLIALIMTPLADPSN, from the coding sequence ATGTCCGGTCCCGCCCCTGCCTATCAGGTGCATCCAGTGCTTCGCGCCGAAAAACTGCTGATGCAATGCCTGACGTGGCTTCTGACGGCTCTCTTCGGCCTCATCTTTGTCATGGTCGTCATCCTGGTCATCATGCGCTACGGCTTCAACTCCACCATTGTCGGTGGCAGCGAAGCGACCGTGATGATGTTCATCTACACCACCGCGCTGGGCGCTGCCGTGGACATTGCCCGCGGCAAGCACATCCGCATCGATGCCCTGATCGACAGCCTGCCGCCGCGTGCCAAGGCCTGGCTGGAAGGGATCAACCTGATCCTGATCGGCATGCTGCAGGCTATGTTGCTCTATTACAGCATCGAGTGGATTTCCGTTGTTGGCAGCAGTGAAGACCCGGTTCTGCATATCGCCGAGGGGCTCGTTGAAGTGGCCATTCCCATCGGCTGCGCCTTTGCCATCCTGTTCTCTATCACCCGTCTGATCGCCCTGATCATGACACCTCTTGCCGACCCCTCAAACTAG
- a CDS encoding TRAP transporter substrate-binding protein — protein MNKTLVKLAIMAVGIGLAFPVMAADFNFKFAHSQPDSSVRHKSMLFFKEALEKESKGRISVEVFSGSQLGSEPEVMDMVKMGTVQGTRGGAFTKANKKFLIYTLPFLYDSTDAVLKAMRSDFGTHIADAAKDNGYYIPATGVAGGFRVVTNNKHAINTPDDVAGLKIRTPGIETIIKTFEALGASPTSIPYGEVYMALKMGVADGQENPPSNISVMKFYEAQKYLSLLNYQIHPDPLFVNLKWYESLPDDLKAVFDKVSREAMEWSDEHWLASEADYLNFLSDKLEVNEVSAENRAKFVEKVRPVWDFYIQNGTFSEDEVKQAIEAGK, from the coding sequence ATGAACAAGACACTTGTGAAGCTGGCAATCATGGCCGTCGGGATCGGGCTCGCATTCCCGGTCATGGCCGCAGACTTCAATTTCAAATTCGCCCATTCTCAACCGGACAGCTCGGTCCGGCACAAATCCATGCTCTTCTTCAAGGAAGCGCTCGAGAAGGAAAGCAAGGGCCGGATCTCTGTCGAGGTTTTTTCGGGCAGCCAGCTGGGCAGCGAGCCGGAAGTCATGGACATGGTCAAGATGGGCACTGTTCAGGGCACTCGAGGCGGCGCCTTCACCAAGGCCAACAAGAAATTCCTGATCTATACCCTGCCATTCCTCTATGACAGCACCGACGCGGTGCTCAAAGCCATGCGCAGCGATTTCGGCACCCATATTGCCGACGCAGCCAAGGACAATGGCTACTATATTCCGGCCACCGGTGTGGCTGGCGGTTTCCGCGTTGTCACCAACAACAAACATGCGATCAACACGCCTGACGATGTCGCAGGTCTGAAAATCCGCACACCGGGCATCGAGACCATCATCAAGACCTTCGAAGCGCTGGGCGCCAGCCCGACCTCGATTCCCTATGGCGAGGTCTATATGGCCCTGAAGATGGGTGTCGCCGATGGTCAGGAAAACCCGCCAAGCAACATCTCGGTGATGAAATTCTACGAAGCGCAGAAATATCTCTCGCTGCTCAACTACCAGATCCATCCGGATCCGCTGTTCGTGAATCTCAAATGGTACGAGAGCCTGCCGGATGACCTGAAGGCCGTGTTTGACAAGGTCTCCCGCGAAGCCATGGAATGGAGTGACGAGCATTGGCTCGCCTCAGAGGCCGACTATCTGAATTTCCTCAGTGACAAGCTGGAAGTGAACGAGGTTTCGGCCGAGAACCGCGCCAAATTTGTCGAAAAGGTGCGTCCGGTCTGGGATTTCTATATCCAGAATGGCACCTTCTCGGAAGACGAAGTCAAGCAGGCCATCGAGGCTGGCAAATAG